From the Capra hircus breed San Clemente unplaced genomic scaffold, ASM170441v1, whole genome shotgun sequence genome, one window contains:
- the LOC102177784 gene encoding melanoma-associated antigen 10-like gives MPVVPTNELCTSEEDLQGQIQAQGPVEAQLLGAEAEDASTPLASFPPDSSSSAAVDAEILFKQAVNVMTAELLEFLLHKYGTKEPIFQAEMLNRVLRDNQAHFPVVFRKATQCLQLAFGVDMKEVDHREHIYVMVPTLGLTLNEMQRGGQSIPKAGLLVTVLSLILVAGDRVCEEKVWGALSKMGVFAGIEHCIYGEPKELLTQVWVQAGYLEYRQVPYSHPARYEFLWGPRAYAETSKQQVKDYLHRVNGRRPRFFPPWYA, from the coding sequence ATGCCTGTGGTCCCGACGAATGAACTCTGCACTTCTGAGGAAGACCTTCAGGGCCAAATCCAAGCCCAGGGCCCAGTGGAGGCACAGCTCCTGGGGGCTGAGGCAGAGGATGCCTCAACCCCTCTGGCCTCCTTCCCTCCAGACTCATCGTCCTCTGCCGCCGTGGATGCGGAGATCTTGTTCAAGCAGGCTGTGAATGTGATGACGGCTGAACTACTGGAGTTCCTGCTCCACAAGTATGGCACCAAGGAGCCGATTTTCCAGGCTGAAATGCTGAATAGGGTCCTCAGGGATAACCAGGCCCACTTCCCAGTGGTCTTCCGTAAAGCCACACAGTGCCTGCAGCTGGCCTTTGGCGTGGATATGAAAGAGGTGGACCACAGAGAGCACATCTATGTCATGgtccccaccctgggcctcacCCTCAATGAGATGCAGAGGGGTGGGCAGAGCATACCAAAGGCTGGCCTCCTGGTGACGGTCCTGAGCCTGATTCTCGTAGCAGGGGACCGGGTCTGTGAGGAGAAGGTCTGGGGAGCACTCAGCAAGATGGGGGTATTTGCTGGGATAGAGCACTGCATCTATGGGGAGCCCAAGGAGCTGCTGACCCAAGTGTGGGTGCAGGCAGGGTACCTGGAGTACCGTCAGGTGCCTTACAGCCACCCTGCTCGTTACGAGTTCCTGTGGGGTCCCCGGGCCTATGCAGAGACCAGCAAGCAGCAAGTCAAGGACTATCTGCACAGGGTCAATGGAAGGCGTCCCAGGTTCTTCCCACCGTGGTATGCGTAG